One genomic window of Triplophysa rosa linkage group LG11, Trosa_1v2, whole genome shotgun sequence includes the following:
- the ube2ia gene encoding SUMO-conjugating enzyme UBC9-B, which translates to MSGIALSRLAQERKAWRKDHPFGFVAVPTKNPDGTMNLMNWECAIPGKKGTPWEGGLFKLRMLFKDDYPSSPPKCKFEPPLFHPNVYPSGTVCLSILEEDKDWRPAITIKQILLGIQELLNEPNIQDPAQAEAYTIYCQNRVEYEKRVRAQAKKFSP; encoded by the exons ATGTCTGGTATAGCGTTAAGTCGTCTCGCACAAGAACGAAAGGCTTGGCGGAAAGACCATCCTTTT ggTTTTGTAGCTGTACCAACAAAAAACCCAGATGGAACTATGAACTTGATGAATTGGGAGTGTGCCATTCCTGGAAAAAAGGGG ACGCCGTGGGAGGGAGGCTTGTTCAAACTTCGGATGCTCTTCAAGGACGACTATCCTTCCTCTCCGCCAAAGT gTAAATTTGAGCCTCCTTTGTTCCACCCAAATGTATATCCGTCTGGTACTGTATGCCTGTCTATTTTAGAGGAAGACAAAGACTGGAGGCCTGCCATTACAATCAAGCAG ATCTTGCTAGGAATTCAAGAACTCCTTAACGAACCAAATATCCAGGACCCCGCACAGGCCGAGGCGTACACAATTTACTG CCAAAACAGAGTGGAATATGAAAAAAGGGTCAGAGCACAAGCCAAAAAGTTCTCGCCGTAA